Genomic window (Terriglobales bacterium):
ATCGCACGGATTTTCCGCCTTATCATTCCGAGCGAAGCGAGGAATCCCTACTGGACCCATGCTGCACGGGAAAAGTAGGGATTCCTCGCTTCGCTCGGAATGACAACGACTAGCTCAGGAGCTCATTTCGTCACGGCTGCAGTCTTGATTTCGTCGGAGGTGATTGGCAGCGCCCCGAACTGCTTCAGGATTACCATCTTTGATTTGCCTTCACGGCCGCCCGGAACGTAGATGAGCTTGCGCTCCGGATCAAATGCCAGACTGTGCCCTTTCACGTCGGTCTTGAGCTCACTATCGTAGAGGAGCTGGCGTCCCTTGACTTTGATGGTTGTTACGGTTCCATCACTGGAAGCGCCGTAGAGAACACCGTCAGTTGCATCGAGCCACAGGCGGTCGGTTCCGGCTGCCACAGGCACCCGGCTGAGTTCGGCGCCCGAGTCGGCATCAATCGAGAGCACGGCGTAACGCACGGCGATGAAAAGTGTGCGTGAGGTTGGTTCCAAAATGATCCCCGTAGGCTGCGAGCCGTTCAGCTTAACGGTCTTGATGGGCTTGGCGTCGCGTTCGAGCGACACGGGATAGGCAACCACAAGATTCTGATCTTCGAGGGTGACGAAGACAGCGTTCCGAATTGGGTCGTAGGCCATCAGGTCGGGATCACCCGCAACATCGACGATCTGCATTTCGCGATTGATCTGCCGGCTGACCAGAGTGAGCGAACGCGCGTACGGATTGGTCGCGATGATGTTCGTCGTGCCTGG
Coding sequences:
- a CDS encoding YncE family protein, translating into MRLSKTFLVLLLFAIPSFGLKLREIALLDVPGRPGFETLAFAKGYLVIAHNGAGTVDIFDPAKRRFVAQISGIVSARGVAVDDAAGRAYIADAGTNSIDVVNTSNWHVEDRIQLSRAPENLLLVPGTTNIIATNPYARSLTLVSRQINREMQIVDVAGDPDLMAYDPIRNAVFVTLEDQNLVVAYPVSLERDAKPIKTVKLNGSQPTGIILEPTSRTLFIAVRYAVLSIDADSGAELSRVPVAAGTDRLWLDATDGVLYGASSDGTVTTIKVKGRQLLYDSELKTDVKGHSLAFDPERKLIYVPGGREGKSKMVILKQFGALPITSDEIKTAAVTK